A genomic window from Glycine soja cultivar W05 chromosome 10, ASM419377v2, whole genome shotgun sequence includes:
- the LOC114371262 gene encoding ammonium transporter 1 member 1-like: MSLPACPAEQLAQLLGPNTTDASAAASLICGQFAAVDSKFVDTAFAVDNTYLLFSAYLVFSMQLGFAMLCAGSVRAKNTMNIMLTNVLDAAAGGLFYYLFGFAFAFGSPSNGFIGKHFFGLKDIPSSSYDYSYFLYQWAFAIAAAGITSGSIAERTQFVAYLIYSSFLTGFVYPVVSHWFWSPDGWASAFKITDRLFSTGVIDFAGSGVVHMVGGIAGLWGALIEGPRMGRFDHAGRAVALRGHSASLVVLGTFLLWFGWYGFNPGSFNKILLTYGNSGNYYGQWSAVGRTAVTTTLAGSTAALTTLFGKRVISGHWNVTDVCNGLLGGFAAITAGCSVVEPWAAIVCGFVASIVLIACNKLAEKVKFDDPLEAAQLHGGCGTWGVIFTALFAKKEYVKEVYGLGRAHGLLMGGGGKLLAAHVIQILVIAGWVSATMGPLFWGLNKLKLLRISSEDELAGMDMTRHGGFAYAYEDDETHKHGMQLRRVGPNASSTPTTDE, from the coding sequence ATGTCGCTGCCTGCTTGTCCCGCCGAACAACTGGCCCAACTTCTCGGCCCAAACACCACAGACGCCTCCGCCGCCGCCTCCCTTATCTGCGGCCAGTTTGCCGCCGTGGACAGCAAGTTCGTCGACACGGCCTTCGCCGTCGACAACACCTACCTCCTCTTTTCCGCCTACCTCGTTTTTTCTATGCAGCTCGGCTTCGCCATGCTCTGCGCCGGCTCCGTCCGCGCCAAGAACACCATGAACATCATGCTCACCAACGTCCTGGACGCTGCCGCCGGCGGCCTCTTCTACTACCTCTTCGGCTTCGCCTTCGCTTTCGGCTCCCCCTCCAACGGCTTCATCGGTAAACATTTCTTCGGCCTCAAGGACATCCCTTCTTCCTCCTACGACTACAGCTACTTCCTCTACCAATGGGCCTTCGCCATCGCCGCCGCCGGCATCACCAGCGGAAGCATCGCCGAACGCACACAGTTCGTGGCCTATCTCATCTACTCCTCCTTCCTCACCGGCTTCGTCTATCCGGTGGTCTCCCACTGGTTCTGGTCCCCAGACGGCTGGGCCTCTGCCTTTAAGATCACCGACCGGCTATTTTCCACCGGCGTAATAGACTTCGCCGGTTCCGGCGTAGTCCACATGGTCGGCGGAATAGCCGGCCTATGGGGAGCGCTGATCGAAGGCCCAAGAATGGGACGTTTCGATCATGCAGGACGAGCTGTGGCCTTGCGAGGCCACAGCGCGTCCTTAGTAGTCCTGGGAACCTTCTTGCTTTGGTTCGGTTGGTACGGATTTAACCCCGGTTCATTTAACAAAATCCTACTTACTTACGGTAACTCAGGAAATTACTACGGTCAATGGAGCGCGGTTGGCAGAACCGCGGTCACCACTACCCTAGCGGGGTCAACAGCTGCCTTGACCACGCTATTCGGTAAACGGGTGATATCCGGTCACTGGAACGTGACCGATGTCTGCAACGGGCTGTTAGGCGGTTTCGCGGCGATAACAGCCGGTTGCTCCGTGGTTGAGCCATGGGCAGCCATCGTATGCGGTTTTGTTGCTTCTATAGTATTAATAGCTTGCAACAAATTAGCAGAGAAGGTTAAGTTCGACGATCCTCTGGAGGCGGCGCAGTTGCACGGTGGGTGTGGCACGTGGGGGGTGATATTCACGGCGTTGTTCGCAAAAAAGGAGTATGTGAAGGAGGTTTACGGGTTGGGGAGGGCGCACGGGTTGCTCATGGGGGGTGGTGGGAAGTTGCTGGCGGCGCACGTGATTCAGATTCTGGTGATTGCTGGGTGGGTTAGTGCGACCATGGGACCCTTGTTTTGGGGGTTGAATAAACTGAAGCTGTTGAGGATTTCTTCAGAGGATGAGCTTGCGGGGATGGACATGACTCGCCATGGAGGCTTTGCTTATGCTTATGAGGATGATGAGACGCACAAGCATGGGATGCAGTTGAGGAGGGTTGGGCCCAACGCGTCTTCCACACCCACCACTGATGAATGA